The Asticcacaulis excentricus CB 48 genome includes a window with the following:
- a CDS encoding S24 family peptidase, whose product MSLSHAQIWNAIDRLARNLGTSPSGLARLAGLDPTAFNKSKRQSTEDPPRPRWPSTESLAKVLDATGQSFPDFAALTEPRPVPKGVPLIGFAQAGNDGLFDDAGFPVGQGWDEIGLPAGEGLYALEISGDSMLPLYRDGDRIIVDPLRQNLRRGDRVVVKTSEGEVMAKELVRLTEKQVELRSLNPDFSNRVLERSQVTWLARIVWASQ is encoded by the coding sequence ATGTCCCTCTCGCACGCACAAATCTGGAACGCCATAGACCGTTTGGCGCGAAACCTCGGCACGTCACCGTCTGGACTGGCGCGACTGGCCGGTCTTGACCCTACGGCGTTTAACAAGTCGAAACGTCAATCGACCGAAGACCCGCCGCGGCCGCGCTGGCCTTCGACCGAAAGTCTGGCTAAAGTGCTGGACGCGACGGGCCAAAGCTTTCCCGACTTTGCCGCTTTGACTGAGCCGCGTCCGGTCCCGAAGGGTGTGCCTTTGATCGGGTTTGCGCAGGCCGGCAATGACGGCCTGTTTGACGATGCAGGATTTCCGGTTGGTCAGGGCTGGGACGAGATCGGCCTGCCGGCGGGCGAAGGTCTCTATGCGCTTGAGATTTCAGGTGATTCTATGCTGCCGCTTTACCGCGACGGCGACCGAATTATTGTTGATCCGCTGCGTCAGAACCTGCGGCGCGGCGACCGAGTGGTGGTGAAGACGAGCGAAGGCGAAGTCATGGCCAAGGAACTGGTGCGGCTGACTGAGAAGCAGGTTGAGCTGCGTTCGCTTAATCCGGACTTTTCCAATCGGGTGCTGGAGCGGTCGCAGGTGACGTGGCTGGCGCGGATTGTGTGGGCCAGTCAGTGA
- a CDS encoding PaaI family thioesterase: MIADLMLSGPEELFNRIPFAQFLNLRMEMAGNELTTILPFAPHLIGNPLLPALHGGTIGAFLELTATAQLSVFETFEQIPKPVNVSVQYLRSGKPIDTFARARINRVGRTIANVEAWAWQELREQPIATLQAHFLIC; this comes from the coding sequence ATGATTGCCGACCTTATGCTCAGCGGTCCGGAAGAGTTGTTCAACCGCATACCTTTCGCGCAATTTCTCAACCTGCGCATGGAAATGGCAGGCAATGAACTGACCACCATCCTGCCGTTCGCGCCGCACCTGATCGGCAATCCGCTGCTACCCGCTCTGCATGGCGGCACGATCGGGGCGTTTCTGGAACTGACCGCCACGGCGCAGTTGTCGGTGTTTGAAACGTTCGAGCAGATCCCCAAGCCGGTCAATGTCAGCGTGCAGTATCTGCGCTCCGGCAAGCCCATCGACACCTTTGCCCGAGCGCGCATAAACCGGGTCGGTCGCACCATAGCCAACGTCGAGGCCTGGGCGTGGCAGGAACTGCGCGAACAGCCCATCGCCACGCTTCAGGCGCACTTTCTGATTTGCTAA